In Trichoplusia ni isolate ovarian cell line Hi5 chromosome 7, tn1, whole genome shotgun sequence, a single genomic region encodes these proteins:
- the LOC113495621 gene encoding collagenase-like, which translates to MKLALALLALTAVTSARNINLEDVIDLEDITAYGYLTKIGQPLLERIRKAEEEEDVQSRIVGGSTSSLGQFPYQAGLVITLPSGQAVCGGSLLNNRRVLTAAHCWFDGRNQARQFTVVLGSVRLFSGGTRQTTSNVVMHGSWNPTLIRNDIALINLPSNVGFNNNIRPIALPSGSQLNENFAGSNAVASGFGLTRDGGSISSSQSLSHVTLPVITNNVCRSSLIIIQSSNICTSGANGRSTCSGDSGGPLVITRNNNPLLIGVTSFGSDRGCQVGSPAAYARVTSFVSWINSRL; encoded by the exons ATGAAATTGGCTCTGGCTTTATTGGCTCTGACCGCGGTCACATCCGCGAGGAACATCAACCTCGAAGATGTCATCGATCTCGAGGACATCACTGCGTACGGTTACTTGACTAAAATCGGTCAGCCGTTATTGGAAAGGATTCGTAAAGCTGAGGAAGAGGAAGATGTTCAGTCCAGAATCGTCGGTGGTTCGACATCGTCCCTAGGACAGTTCCCTTACCAG GCTGGACTTGTCATTACCTTACCATCCGGTCAGGCTGTGTGTGGTGGTTCTTTGCTCAACAACAGACGTGTACTTACCGCCGCCCATTGCTGGTTTGATGGTAGGAACCAGGCCAGACAATTCACAGTTGTACTTGGATCCGTCCGTCTGTTCTCTGGTGGTACCAGGCAGACTACTAGTAACGTGGTCATGCACGGAAGCTGGAACCCGACTCTTATTCGCAACGACATTGCCCTCATCAACTTGCCGAGCAACGTAGGTTTTAAca ATAACATTCGTCCTATTGCTCTGCCTTCTGGTTCTCAGCTTAATGAAAACTTTGCCGGAAGCAACGCCGTTGCATCTGGATTTGGTCTAACCAGAGACG GTGGTAGCATTTCCAGCAGCCAGTCCCTGAGCCACGTAACGCTTCCAGTGATCACCAACAACGTGTGTCGCAGCTCTTTGATAATTATTCAGTCTTCCAATATTTGCACCAGCGGCGCCAACGGCAGGAGCACTTGCAGCGGTGACTCTGGTGGTCCCCTCGTTATTACCAGAAACAACAATCCTCTTTTG ATTGGTGTGACTTCCTTCGGATCTGACCGCGGTTGTCAGGTTGGTTCCCCTGCCGCCTATGCTCGAGTTACCTCGTTCGTCTCCTGGATCAACAGCCGCCTTTGA
- the LOC113495948 gene encoding collagenase-like: MKLALALLALTAVTSARNINLEDVIDLEDITAYGYLTKIGQPLLERIRKAEEEEDVQSRIVGGSTSSLGQFPYQAGLVITLPSGQAVCGGSLLNNRRVLTAAHCWFDGRNQARQFTVVLGSVRLFSGGTRQTTSNVVMHGSWNPTLIRNDIALINLPSNVGFNNNIRPIALPSGSQLNENFAGSNAVASGFGLTRDGGSISSSQSLSHVTLPVITNNVCRSSFIIIQSSNICTSGANGRSTCSGDSGGPLVITRNNNPLLIGVTSFGSDRGCQVGSPAAYARVTSFVSWINSRL; the protein is encoded by the exons ATGAAATTGGCTCTGGCTTTATTGGCTCTGACCGCGGTCACATCCGCGAGGAACATCAACCTCGAAGATGTCATCGATCTCGAGGACATCACTGCGTACGGTTACTTGACTAAAATCGGTCAGCCGTTATTGGAAAGGATTCGTAAAGCTGAGGAAGAGGAAGATGTTCAGTCCAGAATCGTCGGTGGTTCGACATCGTCCCTAGGACAGTTCCCTTACCAG GCTGGACTTGTCATTACCTTACCATCCGGTCAGGCTGTGTGTGGTGGTTCTTTGCTCAACAACAGACGTGTACTTACCGCCGCCCATTGCTGGTTTGATGGTAGGAACCAGGCCAGACAATTCACAGTTGTACTTGGATCCGTCCGTCTGTTCTCTGGTGGTACCAGGCAGACTACTAGTAACGTGGTCATGCACGGAAGCTGGAACCCGACTCTTATTCGCAACGACATTGCCCTCATCAACTTGCCGAGCAACGTAGGTTTTAAca ATAACATTCGTCCTATTGCTCTGCCTTCTGGTTCTCAGCTTAATGAAAACTTTGCCGGAAGCAACGCCGTTGCATCTGGATTTGGTCTAACCAGAGACG GTGGCAGCATTTCCAGCAGCCAGTCCCTGAGCCACGTAACGCTTCCAGTGATCACCAACAACGTGTGCCGCAGCTCTTTCATAATTATTCAGTCTTCCAATATTTGCACCAGCGGCGCCAACGGCAGGAGCACTTGCAGCGGTGACTCTGGTGGTCCCCTCGTTATTACCAGAAACAACAATCCTCTTTTG ATTGGTGTGACTTCCTTCGGATCTGACCGCGGTTGTCAGGTTGGTTCCCCTGCCGCCTATGCTCGAGTTACCTCGTTCGTCTCCTGGATCAACAGCCGCCTTTGA
- the LOC113495901 gene encoding uncharacterized protein LOC113495901, translated as MKFALALLALTAVTSARNINFEDVIDLEDNTAYGYLTKIGQPSLERIRKAEEEEDVQSRIVGGSASSLGQFPYQAGLLASFGGGQGVCGGSLLNNRRVLTAAHCWFDGQNQASAFTVVLGSVRLFSGGTRLATSSVVMHGSWNPNLIRNDIAIINLPSNVGFNNNIRPIALPSGSQLNENFAGSTATASGFGLTSDGGSISSNQFLSHVQVQVITNNVCRNSFPLIIQSSNICISGANGRSTCQGDSGGPLVITRNNAPLLIGVTSFGSARGCQIGSPAAFARVTSFVSWINSRLFSICKMKLALALLALTAVTSARNINLEDVIDLEDITAYGYLTKIGQPLLERIRKAEEEEDVQSRIVGGSTSSLGQFPYQAGLVITLASGQAVCGGSLLNNRRVLTAAHCWFDGRNQARQFTVVLGSVRLFSGGTRQTTSNVVMHGSWNPNLARNDIALINLPSNVGFNNNIRPIALPSGSQLNENFAGTNAVASGFGLTRDGGSISSNQALSHVTLPVITNNVCRNSFPLIIQSSNICTSGANGRSTCSGDSGGPLVITRNNNPLLIGVTSFGSDRGCQVGSPAAYARVTSFVSWINSRL; from the exons ATGAAGTTCGCTCTGGCTTTATTGGCTCTGACCGCGGTCACATCCGCGAGGAACATCAACTTCGAAGATGTCATCGATCTCGAGGACAACACTGCGTACGGTTACTTAACTAAAATCGGTCAGCCTTCTTTGGAAAGGATACGTAAAGCTGAGGAGGAGGAAGATGTTCAATCCAGAATCGTCGGTGGTTCTGCATCATCGCTAGGACAGTTTCCTTACCAG GCTGGACTTCTCGCCAGCTTCGGAGGCGGCCAGGGCGTCTGTGGTGGTTCTTTGCTCAACAACAGGCGTGTTCTCACCGCCGCCCATTGCTGGTTTGATGGCCAAAATCAGGCTTCAGCGTTCACAGTGGTCCTTGGATCCGTCCGTCTGTTCTCTGGTGGCACCAGGCTGGCTACTAGTAGCGTAGTCATGCACGGAAGCTGGAACCCGAATCTTATTCGCAACGACATTGCAATTATCAACTTGCCGAGCAACGTAGGCTTTAACA ATAACATTCGTCCTATTGCTCTGCCATCTGGTTCCCAGCTAAACGAGAACTTCGCTGGTAGCACTGCCACTGCATCTGGATTTGGTCTTACCAGCGACG GCGGTAGTATTTCTAGCAACCAGTTCCTGAGCCACGTTCAGGTTCAAGTGATCACCAACAATGTGTGCCGCAACTCTTTCCCTCTGATTATCCAGTCTTCCAACATTTGCATTAGCGGCGCCAACGGCAGAAGCACTTGCCAAGGTGACTCCGGTGGCCCCCTCGTTATTACTAGAAACAACGCGCCCCTTTTG ATTGGTGTCACTTCCTTCGGATCTGCCCGTGGATGCCAGATTGGTTCCCCTGCTGCCTTCGCAAGAGTCACCTCATTCGTCTCCTGGATCAACAGCCGCCTT TTCAGTATCTGTAAAATGAAATTGGCTCTGGCTTTATTGGCTCTGACTGCGGTCACATCCGCGAGGAACATCAACCTCGAAGATGTCATCGATCTCGAAGACATCACTGCGTACGGTTACTTGACTAAAATCGGTCAGCCGTTATTGGAAAGGATTCGTAAAGCAGAGGAGGAGGAAGATGTTCAGTCCAGAATCGTCGGTGGTTCGACATCATCCCTAGGACAGTTCCCTTACCAG GCTGGACTTGTGATCACCTTAGCATCTGGTCAGGCTGTGTGTGGTGGTTCTTTGCTCAACAACAGGCGTGTGCTTACCGCCGCCCATTGCTGGTTTGATGGACGGAACCAGGCCAGACAATTCACAGTTGTACTTGGATCCGTCCGCCTGTTCTCTGGTGGCACTAGGCAGACTACTAGTAACGTGGTCATGCACGGAAGCTGGAACCCCAATCTCGCTCGCAACGACATTGCCCTTATCAACTTGCCGAGCAATGTAGGCTTTAACA ATAACATTCGTCCTATTGCTCTGCCTTCAGGTTCTCAGCTTAATGAGAACTTTGCCGGAACCAATGCCGTTGCATCTGGATTTGGTTTAACCAGAGACG GTGGCAGCATTTCCAGCAACCAAGCCCTGAGCCACGTCACACTTCCAGTGATCACCAACAACGTGTGCCGCAACTCTTTCCCTCTAATTATTCAGTCTTCCAATATTTGCACCAGCGGCGCCAACGGCAGGAGCACTTGCAGCGGTGACTCTGGTGGTCCCCTCGTTATTACCAGAAACAACAATCCTCTTTTG ATTGGTGTGACTTCCTTCGGATCTGACCGTGGTTGTCAGGTTGGTTCCCCTGCCGCCTATGCTAGAGTTACCTCGTTCGTCTCCTGGATCAACAGCCGCCTTTGA